In Rhododendron vialii isolate Sample 1 chromosome 9a, ASM3025357v1, the following are encoded in one genomic region:
- the LOC131300561 gene encoding uncharacterized protein LOC131300561, whose protein sequence is MTTSPPPCFCSQNKLLVSHCKLKVRKKCPPVRSQSFHNQGNSPANMVDSNMSVLRERIREVIRKREWLENENGWNYKSVGYDYNNKHKRHAMVFESLELFGLVTGAFGLVFLSGSLCIFLVSFVVHLQN, encoded by the exons ATGACAacttctcctcctccttgttTCTGCAGCCAAAACAAGCTACTAGTATCTCATTGCAAGCTAAAGGTCCGGAAAAAATGTCCCCCAGTCAGATCCCAAAGCTTCCACAATCAAG GAAACTCTCCAGCGAATATGGTGGATTCAAACATGAGTGTTCTGAGAGAAAGAATAAGAGAGGTGATCAGGAAGAGAGAGTGGTTGGAAAACGAAAACGGGTGGAACTACAAATCAGTTGGTTATGATTATAATAACAAACACAAGCGTCATGCAATGGTTTTTGAGTCCTTGGAGCTTTTTGGGTTGGTTACTGGTGCTTTTGGGCTTGTCTTTCTCTCTGGCTCCCTTTGCATATTCCTTGTTTCCTTTGTTGTTCATCTGCAGAATTAA
- the LOC131300562 gene encoding uncharacterized protein LOC131300562 isoform X2 produces MKYLEYTPLDRINDFLSHLDLGERTIKGCLEAYSCKHTGTDKKLSLSLEHEILDYLGKSSDADSSSPVEYMCSKSSRKTLMYLILTLYHMYPDFDFSAVKAHQFFTEESWDCFKQIFDAYMFEVSKEWAEANEGCPLLDTLYKALDEVVKLEECEIYSYNPDSDADPFLERGAINLVAEGFLMEEGSWSEEGEIFDDMDI; encoded by the exons ATGAAGTATTTGGAATACACTCCTCTTGACCG TATTAATGATTTCTTAAGTCACCTGGATCTTGGAGAGCGTACCATCAAAGGATGCCTTGAAGCGTACTCTT GCAAACACACGGGAACCGACAAGAAGTTGTCTCTCAGTTTGGAGCATGAG ATTCTTGATTATCTTGGGAAGTCATCAGATGCCGACTCTTCATCTCCAGTTGAATATATGTGTAGCAAATCAAG CCGAAAGACGTTGATGTACCTGATTCTTACTCTCTATCACATGTATCCTGATTTTGACTTCAG TGCAGTGAAAGCTCACCAGTTTTTCACAGAGGAAAGCTGGGACTGTTTTAAGCAGATATTTGATGCCTACATGTTTGAAGTATCAAAG GAGTGGGCTGAGGCAAATGAGGGATGTCCCCTACTTGACACCTTGTATAAGGCTTTAGATGAG GTTGTGAAGCTAGAAGAATGTGAGATTTACAGTTACAATCCAGACTCAGATGCAGACCCATTCCTCGAGAGAGGAGCAAT CAATTTGGTGGCTGAGGGTTTTCTTATGGAGGAGGGATCATGGTCCGAGGAAGGAGAAATATTTGACGACATGGACATATAA
- the LOC131300562 gene encoding uncharacterized protein LOC131300562 isoform X1 encodes MKYLEYTPLDRINDFLSHLDLGERTIKGCLEAYSCKHTGTDKKLSLSLEHEILDYLGKSSDADSSSPVEYMCSKSSRKTLMYLILTLYHMYPDFDFSAVKAHQFFTEESWDCFKQIFDAYMFEVSKEWAEANEGCPLLDTLYKALDEVVKLEECEIYSYNPDSDADPFLERGAIWSFTFFFYNRKLKRVVSFHFSCLSNLVAEGFLMEEGSWSEEGEIFDDMDI; translated from the exons ATGAAGTATTTGGAATACACTCCTCTTGACCG TATTAATGATTTCTTAAGTCACCTGGATCTTGGAGAGCGTACCATCAAAGGATGCCTTGAAGCGTACTCTT GCAAACACACGGGAACCGACAAGAAGTTGTCTCTCAGTTTGGAGCATGAG ATTCTTGATTATCTTGGGAAGTCATCAGATGCCGACTCTTCATCTCCAGTTGAATATATGTGTAGCAAATCAAG CCGAAAGACGTTGATGTACCTGATTCTTACTCTCTATCACATGTATCCTGATTTTGACTTCAG TGCAGTGAAAGCTCACCAGTTTTTCACAGAGGAAAGCTGGGACTGTTTTAAGCAGATATTTGATGCCTACATGTTTGAAGTATCAAAG GAGTGGGCTGAGGCAAATGAGGGATGTCCCCTACTTGACACCTTGTATAAGGCTTTAGATGAG GTTGTGAAGCTAGAAGAATGTGAGATTTACAGTTACAATCCAGACTCAGATGCAGACCCATTCCTCGAGAGAGGAGCAAT ATGGTCATTCACTTTCTTCTTCTATAATAGAAAGCTTAAGCGTGTTGTGAGCTTCCATTTCAGCTGTTTGAG CAATTTGGTGGCTGAGGGTTTTCTTATGGAGGAGGGATCATGGTCCGAGGAAGGAGAAATATTTGACGACATGGACATATAA